gttgaaaaatatatatatatatttcattatgtcGGATATTGAATTACTGGTAACTAACCCGGCAACCCGTAAAACCATTACTTTGACTTCTACCATTACGTAAAAAAAAGTTCCTAAATGTATTGCCAAAATGTGTTCTAACGAATTTTTATATGCATTGTATAGTGATTGAAATTTTTAAAGAATGCAGAAATACAAACGTAATTGTAGTCTAACTAgatataaaaaagaaagaaaatacaaGCATTAaatttatgctttatttcattaattacgTAATACGTGCAGGTTCTGAATAGACAATTCTTTGTTCGCTATAATCGCGCAatccaaatattttttttttaatttttacttatattgtatgtaatgatattgtaaatgaaaaattaaaatttgttaaatattaGAACTTGGATCAATAATGACACAAACATAATTCCAGAAAAACGCAACATTAAGTTTGTCCTTTTTGTTAAAGATTGGATTCCTACGCATATGTACACTGGTGGTTGTCATCAAACTGGCTTTGTCTGCCTGCATCCATACCTCATCAACAAGGTGTTCTACGCCAGCAACAGTTAACCTGGCCATTCAGCTTAGATTAGCCAGGAACGCCATTTCAGCCGACTCCATCTTGCTTGCGTCCGAGAACACAGACAACCGCGGAGACAACACCACCGTTACGATGATTGAAGGCGAGACCAATGTTTGTCCAGGAAACCTCAACGAAATCGAAAGCACAATGGACACGATGATTCGCCACCGATCCACATGTCCGTTCTTCATGGTCAGCGAACACAACCCGTACCGGTTCCCCACCACACTGCCCAGCGTCAGGTGTCGTTGTCAGAATTGTTTGGAGCGCAATGGTCGCAGCGAAGAAAATGTCTGCGAGCCTGTTTACGTCACAGAGGTTGTATTGATGAGAGGAGGTTGTGAAAATGGCGTTTACCAATATAATCCTACCGAGATCAAAATCCAGGTGGCCTGTACATGTGCTAAGGCAAGAGAAGTAGAAAGTTCCCCTCCTCAATATGATGGACCAACGCCCCTGTAAGCGAATCTCACTAAGCCCCAGATCGATCTTAAACTATAACTCCTCCGTCCAACACATATCGTAATAACACACTCTTAACAGCTCAAAacgtttttattatttattgttattattaatattttgaagaatttcTTTAGATAAAATGGTATGCTATATGGCTAATAAGATAAGACAGACCAATTACTAAAATTTAAATCCACTTTTCGAAAATCCTATAATAAAGTGGTCGAGTATTATTATTGGTATAAGCTGATCAGTATTTAGATAGAAATGTTTGACATAGACagatatttttattatgttatttttattaagATATTGGGTTATTTTGTAAGAAAAGGTAGCTTCTAACATAACATGTTTGTTATCCGCCACCAAAATGGTCTGGTTGGATGAACGAACACCGTCCTACGATATCTGTAACGATATACTAGTCACATTACTTTGATTTATCccgtattttgttttacattgttttacaatattcaACTTTTATACATCGcattgttttcataaaaaaagatGCCCAGTTCAACTACATACAATTGacatgtgtatgtttttttctatatttattgattatgtTTAATGAAAAGAAACTTCTAACAATTATTGTTAATATACATTGTCCTTGAGTATGATAAatgtatgttattattgttgatgatataattctctattacatttgtatgaatTTTACTCATGAAGTATTGAACTACGTTTAATTTATGAAGTTTTATTGAATTGTTGTTTTACGGAAATTTGTATTATTATGTTTGTGAATGACAGATACAAAGTTGTGGTTTTGAATTTCATTACAGTTTTAACGTGCTAATATCGACTTATACGTGTACCGAAGAAAATTTGCTAATTTACAAACATCATtaagtcgtttatatagaaCGAATTCTTTGACAACTTTACAAATGTACTTACAACCATTAGTGTTACTTCTGTGTTTAGTATAATGTTGATTGCTACGATATAATGAGGTAGTGTAAAATTTTGGTAGTGACGAAAAGTCAGAGTTTCCGAAGAAAACACATCGACCTTCAGTCAGTAATTGCACTCATTTCTGCTTTGCATCAAATTAGTTTGATGGATGATTATTCACATCCAAATCTGTATTTGAGAGTTGAGAATATCTGTTTTGTCCACCCATTTTGAGTTTAGTATTTCTGGCTTGTATTGATTaactaaaatgttaaaaacttaATTTTTACCATCTATTTTGAAATGTAGTACTTGAGTAATTCAAAAGCTAGAATAAATGAAAAGCTTTTACACATCAAGAAACATGCTAATAgctaaatatgatatttacgCTCGAAATATCGATATGCCTTTACAATGCAAAAGCTGTCTCATACTTAATACAAATTGTAttgtaatatttcagatattatttgttatatattttgcagtgtttaaatgattttgtcCATTTTTTATGTCATTTGCACAATTTACATGATTTTGTCCACTGATTTATATCATTTGCATTATATACATGATTTTGTCCACTGATTTATATCATTTGCACTATATACATGATTTTGTCCACTTATTTATATCACTTATATTATCTAAATCGCATCTTAGAATTATCATTACATCAGGCATATTAACATtgcatttacaatattttttgtatctttGTGTTCACTTTGTTAAATCTACACTATTGTCTTTGATGggattgaaaatattaaatattatatgcGTGCAATACCCGTGCtactttttttcctttttactCCCTATATCAAACAAAGGAAACTTAAGTCATAATGTTTGGAACGGTGACTGAGATAGAGGAAGTTTACCGCAGATTTCACTAAATGTTAACTTATTATACGAACGCCATGCATGATTAGAACCCATTTTACTGGATCATATAAGAATATTTCAAGAATAGAAATAACCAAAATCAGCCGCTTCAAAATAACTAACTTTAAACTACAATAACGCCTTACTGCATCACTGGCAAGCAATATTTGGAGAAAGTGTTCTCTTCCCTCTTCGACATTCCTATTTATATGGCCTTCGGACTGTTCCAACTACGTGAGTGGTACGATTATCAAACACCAGCATACGTCTTGCAATCGTTTTGATGTCTCGAAATGTCTTTTATGCACTTTATATTACATTGATTTTGTCAAATCGTGGATTCCTGTTGGTTGTCTTTGCTAGAAACAATGGCAAAGCATTTTGAAATGTATGAGCTCGAGTCGCTTAGGCATTTAAAGAAAAGTTTACGTCATTTGGTGGCAAATTTCACTTCATACTTATTTTACGAAAATTTTAATTCATTGATATGGCCGTTATAGCATATCACCTTAATTGGGCGAGTCTCTAGATTTTTTTTGGCCCTGAATTATAAATGCAAAAGTGCGTAATCGACCCTCCCATACCCTACGATCTTAATCAAATAGTGCAGTATTTTGTGAAGTTAAATCGGAGATAATTTATAAAGCCATAAAAGTGAACATGAAGTTGTCCActaataaaatgataacataatgTGAGTCATACTGTAAGTGTGTCTACAAAAGTAGGCTTCCTCTAGGATGAACTACTATCAATTGACCGAACGCCTACTTCCGCCGTTATTTTTATTGGCCAATCAAGTAGGAGGGATTCTCATTCGGCTATTGTTCTCCGCTACAAGGATGTGTGTTATGTTGTGATGTCTGTCAAGCGGACGGTTGCTACAT
This portion of the Argopecten irradians isolate NY chromosome 6, Ai_NY, whole genome shotgun sequence genome encodes:
- the LOC138326301 gene encoding interleukin 17-like protein; this encodes MIGFLRICTLVVVIKLALSACIHTSSTRCSTPATVNLAIQLRLARNAISADSILLASENTDNRGDNTTVTMIEGETNVCPGNLNEIESTMDTMIRHRSTCPFFMVSEHNPYRFPTTLPSVRCRCQNCLERNGRSEENVCEPVYVTEVVLMRGGCENGVYQYNPTEIKIQVACTCAKAREVESSPPQYDGPTPL